The Polyangium aurulentum genomic interval ATCCGCGGTGAAGCTGGCCACGAGATCCATGCGCGGGCTGACCGCGCCGTCCGCCGCGACGCGCGCGCCCACGACGCGCTGGCCCTCGCTCGAGTACGGGTACGTCTCCCACACGACGAGCGCGGTGCTCGCCTGCGGGACGAGGCGCATGTCGCTGCCTCGCATGTAGAAGGGGACGGTGGTCACCGTGATCGGCACAGGCGTGCCGGGCAGGGCGCAGACGCCGTGGATGCAGTCGTAGCCCTCGGGGCAAGCCCCATCCGCGCATCGCGCCGGCATGTCGCCGTACGCCGGCGCGGTGCAGCCCGCCGCGGCTACGGCCGCGATCGCCAGAGCAGTCCTCAACGCTTCCTCCCCCTGCCCGCTCGCGCGACCTCGAGCAGCCCTTCGTCCACGCCCTGCCAGGTGTGCACGCGCTTCGCCTGCGTCACGAGCGGCATGACCCCGCCCCCCTGCAGATCCGTCACGGCGACCCACAGGTCCATGCTCGCCTCGTGGAACTCGGTCCACGCGAGGTACGCCTTGTCGTCGACGGCGAACGCGCGCGCCGAGTAGAGCGTCTCGGTGCTCTCACGCGCGATGCGCGCCACCGTGCGCAACGGCTCGCCCGGCGTCGTCGATCGAAAGCCCACCTCGAGCTCGGGGAACGCCGGATCTCGCGACAGGGGAGCGACGAGCGCGCCGCCCGCGAAGGGCACCGCGACGTGCGGCGAGAGCGACTCCTGCAGCACGAACCCCTCGTCCTCGGCGAGCACCTTGCCCGTCGGATCGGTGAGCAAGTAGCTCGCGGGGTAGGTCGCCGTCTGCTCGTCGAACTCTCCGTAGCGCAGCGAGAGAACGCCCTCTTTCCAGGCGAAGAGCGGCGTGTCGCTGGCCGGCTCGAACGTCATCGCGCCCCCGCTCTCGGGCACGGCCGCGAGCGCGAACTGCTCGAAGCCCACGCGCAGGGTGAGCCACCCGCTGTCGTCGCGGAAGAGCGCGCAGTCACCCGAGAGCGGCAAGATCTCGGGCGGCAGGAGCGCCGTCGCCTTCTTCGTGGGTCCCCAGAGCGATCCGCTTCGCTCGAGGTGGACCACCTCGACCTGTCCGCCGCCCGAGGGCTGCGTCCATGCGATGTCGACGGCGCCCCCCGAAGTCACGGCGCTGATGTACGTGGGCTCGGTGCCGCCGAGGAAGGGCGTCGTGTCCGTGTAGAGCTTCTCGAACGCGGGCAGGCCGTCCTTCTTTCCCCGCTCGATGCCCCCCAGCTCGAGCTCGATCATGTCGCCATCGATCTTGGGGAAGCGCAGCATGGCCACGCCGTAGCGGCCATCGGGCAGCGACACGATCGACGAGGCGATCGGCGGTCCATCGCCGTACTCGACGAGCGTGCGAGGCTCGCTCACCGCGCCGTCGGGGCGCACGTCGATCTCGTAGATGCCGTGCGCGCCCTGCGTGAAGCCGTCGTTCACGAGGAGCGTGGCGCCGCCCTCGGGAGAGGCGAGCCAGAACATCTCGGCCGCGTTGATCCAGACCACGCGCTTCGGCCTGCGCGCGGCCGGCTGCGCGCCATCGCGGATGCAGATCGTGGCCTGGCAGGAGTAGCCCTCGGGGCACGTCCCGCTCACGTCGCACGCGAAGGGCGCGTCGCCCAGCTCCGGAGCGCAGCCGGAGACGAGGGCCGCCGAGACGAGGAAGAGACCCGTCTTACGCCCGAGCATGTTCTCAGTCTACCCCTGCTCCCCCTCGGGGAGGCGCTCAAATCCGATGCTGGGGGCTTTCTTGGACAAAGTTGCAGCTCCAATCAGGCCGGGGGCGGGGGATCGGTGCGATTCGGCTCGGTCCGGGTCGCGAGTGCGGGGAACCACTCGAAGAAGCGGTTCAAAAAGACCCGCCTTTCGGGCTCGATGTACTCGAACACCACACCGCGCTCGTTGATCTCCCAGAATTCGTTCTTGGTGACGCTCAGCATCTCCGCCTTGATCGAGCGCAGGCGGTCGGGCCGCTCGTCCTTCATGTCGCGGTGGATGCGGCGAGCGAGCTCCTCGTCACCCTTCTGCAGGTAGTGCGTCGCGAGCTTGATCTGGGCCTTGCGCACGCCGCGCAGCGACGACTCCTGCTGCGGCGCCTCGGCCTCCTTGTCGACCTCGAGGAAGATGCGCAGGAGCGCGTCGCGCGACTCGGCGCCGAGATCGTAGGCGAGCTCGTTGATCGTGCACAGGTCGAAGGCCACCGTCTCGGTGACGAACGCGAGCTTCATCGCCTGGGCCGTCTGCGCGTAGTACTTGAAGTGGTTCGACACCTCGAGCACCTCGCGGCTCCAGCCCTTCTTGAGCAGCACCTCGGCGAGGTAGCGGTACTGGTTCAGGCTGTTGTAGGCGGCGGGCACGTCGCGCGCGTTGAGGGCGCGACGCATGTAGGTGTTGAAGAACTTGATCACCGTCGCCAGCGCAGGCCGATCGCCCGCCTCGATCGCCGCCGTGCCGATGTAGCGCGTGTCGATCGCGATGCGGTTGATGATGTCCGGCATGGCCGTCAGCGCCTCGCGGTAGACCATGAGGAACTGCCGCAGCGCCTTGTACTCGAGCCACGATCGCTCATCGGCGATCTTGCCGAGCGCGCCCTCGTTCATGCTGACGAAGTCGGGATCTCTGCGGAGCCGACCGCCGATCTGAAACCAGCGTTCGTCGAGGTTGCCCTTGTGCGGCATGTACGCGACGACCAGATCGCTCACCGCGTCGACGCTGTTCGAGGCGATGCCTTTGTCCTTCTGCTCGATCGCGTTCAGGGCGATGTCGGCCAGGTGCTCGAGCGCCGAGAGCGCGCCCATGCGCCGCTCGTCCACCGCCTCCTCGGTCTCCGTGCCCCCGCGCCGCAGCGCCTCGGCCACGCCCGCCTTGCGGATGCGCTCGACGATCTTGTCGGGCTCGAGGAAGTCGAACACGTAGTTGAAGTAGGGCGCCATCACGAGCAGGCTCAGCGTGAGCAGCGCCATGGTCACGAACACGCCGTAGCGCGGGACGAACGCCGTCTCCTCGTTGCCCTGGCGGATCGTGAAGTTCACCCAGAGCGAGAAGACGGCGCTCACCACGAAAAACGCGATCACCGCGCGGTTGGTGCGATCGCGGAAGAACATGTCGGTGATGCGGGGCGTGTAGCGCGTGGCGGCGAGCTGCACGATGATCGACGCGACCGTGATCACGATGCCGAGGATCGCTGCGATCACCTCGCCGATCCCGCCCATGATCTGCGTCGCGTCCTCGGGCGACATGCCGCGCATGGCGTCGAGCAGGCTCGCGCCGTGGGCGGAGGCGACGTCGGCGACGTGGATCGCGAAGAACGCGCCCGCGCTCACGGTGGCGAGGAGCGAGAGCGGGTAGAGCCAGATGCCCTTCGAGAACACCGCGCGAGCCTCTCTCAGCGACGCCCCCGGCGACGCGCTGCTACGTCTTCTACGGGCTCTCGGTCCCGTCGAGATCTTCGGCCAGGTAGCTCAGGATCACCTCGTCGAGCGATTTCTCGCTGATGAGGTCCTCGCCGAAGATCGAGGTGCCCTCGGTGGGGCGCGCGGACGCGAAGATGGCGGCGGGGCGCGAGGGAGCGTAGCGGCCGGTGCTGCCCGGCGCGTTGAAGTGCGCCGTCGCGGAGTCGGGCCCGCTCATCGCCTGGTAGACGTTCGCCGTGAACTTCGCGCCGGGCTTGCGGCTGCTCAGCACCGTGGCCGGCGGAGGCGGCATGTCCTGGATCTGCTGCTGGAACGGCGCCTCGGCCTCGGCCGAAGCGCGCTCGAGCGCGTCCAAATCGATCTTGAGCCCCTCGCCCTGCGGCGCCGCGTGCGGGTCGGGCGCGGTCGGACGCGCCGAGGCCACCGCCGGCATCACGGCCGGCTCGACCTTCGGTTTGGCCGGACGCGCCGCCGCAGGCGCAGCCGCGGGGCTCATCCTCGTCGACGGAGGAGGAGGCGGCGGCGGGGGCGGCGGGGGCGGCGCGACCTCGGGCTCCGGCGCGGCCGCAGCAGCGGGCGCAGGGGGCGGCGGGGGCGCGGCGGGCGCGGGCGCGGGTGCAGCAGGCGCGGCGGCGCCCTCCTCGAAGAGGTGGTCGAACTGGCCATCGCGCAAGGCGATGAACATCGCCTTGTGCTGCTCCTTCATGAGCTGATGGACGACCTGCTGCATGTTCGCCTCGCTCAAATGCTCGGCGTACGACGTCTTGGTCGTCTTGAGGATGCGGCCGCCATCCGCGAACAGGTGCGTGATGACGTGAGGGTGCCGGACCCCGGAGTCTTCCGTCTGGATATGGAAGACGCGACCCTTGTGCTTGACGTTGTTGTTGAAGCCGAGAAGCGGGGAGATGACTTTCACGGCAGGCGATCCAGGGGGCCCTTGCAGGCCGAAGAAGACCCTACCACACGCCGCCTCGAAAGGACCAGCAAAGGAACGCTCGCCCGCCTCGGTCACCTGGCCGGGGAGCGACCTCAGGGCAGGCAGCGCTCGAACTCGTCCGCGTTATTGGCTGCCATCGCGCACTCCGCTTCCTTCCTCGTGAGGTCGGTCGTGCAGCGGGCAAATGAGGGATCCGAGGACGAAAGCGTGCGGGCTTGCGCTTTGCGCGACGCGAGGTCGCCGGACGGCACCTTCGGATCCGCGGCGCGGACCACGTGCTCCACGTAGCGATCGAGGAGCGCGACACACTCCTCTGCCGAGGGATGGTCGGCGAGCCGCCTGCGGACCGGCCCGGAGGCGATGATCGCGGCGAGCCCGCCCACGATCGCCAGGGTCGCGATCACCTCCCCCCGCGTCGCCGGAGGGGTCACTCCAGGCATCGGTCGACCTGCTCCGCGGTCGTCGCCTTTCGCACGCACTCGAGCGCGCCTTTGGTGATGCGCCGGCCCACGCACTTCTTGGTGAGCTCCTCGCCGCGGGCTGCGCGCACGGCGGCGGTGCGCTTCTGGATCTCGGCCGGGTCGGTGACGTTCTGGCTGCGCAGCTCGATCTCGGCGCTCTTGTCGAAGATCTCGTCGCACTCCGCGCGCGTCGCCGCGTGGCCGCACCCTGCGATCGCGAGCGCGAAGCACACGAGCGCGGCTCGATCCGGAATCCGAAGGCCCATGGGGGCGAGACCTTGGCCCTCCTCCGCCTCCGACGCAAGCGGCTCACCGCTCCGCTCGCATCGCACGGAGCGCCCTGCCGATTTCTGGACGCCTGTGCAGGCCCTGCTACCTTCGATACGTGCGCAAGGCGAAGGACAACGAGGCTTCCTTCGCTCCCGGCGGCTCGGGGGGTTTGCGAGCCGGCCGCCGCGGGGAGACGGGCACGAAAGCTGCGCCCTCCCCGCGCGGGCGAGGCAAAAAGGCCGCCCCGGCCGAGGTGAAGGCCGAGCGCCGGACAGCGCGCCGGGCTCCGCGGCCGAAGGTCGAGATCCCCGAGGAGATGCTGAGCCGCGCCATGGAGGCCGTGACCCCTCGGGCGCGCGCCCTGTGGGCCAGGCGAGGGCTCGCTTGCCGCGCTCCGCTCGATCGCACGACCCAGTCGATGCTGCTGCGCCAGCTCTACCTCGCCTACTTCGAGGAGGAGCGCTTCGAGCGGGCCGCCTTGGTCGCCGAGCAAGCCATCGCCCTCGACGTCCTGCCCGACGTCGTGCACCAGGACGCGGCCCGGGCCAAGCAGGCCACGGGCGACGTCGACGGCGCGATCGCGCACCTGCGCCTCGCCGCGCGCCTCGGCCCGCCGAGCCGCAGGGCCTTCCACTGGTGGTCGCTCGGGAGTCTGTATTACCTCGTGGGCCGGCACGAGGAGGCTGTGGGGGCGCTCGCAAGGGCGGCGCGCTGGGGCACGAGGGACAAGCCGCTCTACCAGGGGCACATGGCGCTCGCGCAGATCGCGCTCGGGCAGCCCGCCGGAGATCTCGACGAGCTCATCGACCGGCTCGCGAGCGTGCCCGCCGGCAACGGCTACGGCCGGTTCGTGCTCGGGCAACTGGCGTTCCACGCCCGCCGATGGGACGACGCCCGGCAGTGGCTCGGGGCTTTCGTGCACCGCAGCACCACCGGCCGGCCTGCCATGGGCATCGCGCTCCGGGCCGAGGTCGAGGTGGCCCGCCAGATGCTCGGCCGCATCCCCTCCGCCTAGATCGTCAAGCATCCCGCGCCCAACGGCCCGGCGTTTGGTAAGATCGCGGCCGTGCGACCTCCTCGCGATCACGACGTCCCTCGCGGACCTTCCCCTACGGAACCTGGCGCGCGCCTTCGCTCGCTCGCGCCCTTCTTGCTCCCTGCCCTCGCGTTTGCGGCGGTCCTGCTCTTGCCAGGCATCGCGGCGGCGGCTGACGGGGACAAGGACCTCTTCACGCGCTGGCGTGAGGACTACGGCCTCATCGGAGGCGCGGCCGGCGCGTTCGTGGGCGGCCTGCTCACCTGCCTCACGCCCTGCGTCTACCCGATGATCGCGATCACGGTCAGCGTCTTCGGCGCCAAGCAGGCCAAGAGCCGGCAGCAGGCGGTGATGCTGTCGCTGTCGTTCGTGCTGGGCATCGCGGTGCTGTTCACGACCCTGCTCGTCGGCGCCGCGCTCACCGGAAGCCTCTTCGGCGCGGCGCTGCAGAAGTGGTGGGTCAACGTGTTCATCGCGCTCGTGATGGCCGCGATGGCCGCCGCCATGTTCGGCGCCTTCGAGCTCACGCTGCCCGACAGCGTGATGCAGCGCCTGTCCGCCGTCGGCGGCGTCGGCTACGGCGGCGCGTTCGCGCTCGGCCTCGTGAGCAGCCTGATCGCGGCGCCCTGCACCGGCCCCGTGCTCACGTCGGTGATCATCTGGATCGGCAAGACGCAGAGCGTGGGCCTCGGCGCGCTCGTCGGGCTCATGTACTCGCTCGGCCTCGGCCTGCCCTTCTTCCTGGTCGGCGCGTTCGCGGTCGCGCTGCCGAAGGGCGGCGGGTGGATGGTCGGCGTCAAGTCGTTCTTCGGCATCGTGATGCTCGTCGTGGCGCTGAACTTCCTCCGCTACGCCATCCCGTCGATGGCCGAAGTGGCACGCCATGACACGAAGTTCATGGCTGCGTGCGCGCTCGCCGTCGTGATCGGCATCGGCATCGGCGCGGTGCACCTCGACTGGAGCGACGGCGGCATCGGGGTGAAGATCCGCAAGGCCCTCGGCGTGGTCGCCGCGGTCGCGGGTGGGTTCTTGCTCTGGGTGGCCTTCGAGAAGCCGCCCGAGATGGGCGAGGTGCCCGTCGCCGCGAACGACGGCAGCCCCGTGAAGAAGCTCCTCACGTGGGAGCACAACGAGGAGGCGGCCAAGGCGCTCGCGGCCAAGGAGAAGCGCCCGCTGATGATCGACTTCACGGCCGAGTGGTGCGGCGCTTGCAAAGAGCTCGCGAAGCACACGTTCGCCGATCCTCGCGTGATGGAGAAGGCCGGTCACTTCGTGGCCGTCAAGATCGACGCCACCGAGGACGAGCAGCTCGAGGCCGTGAAGAAGACATACGGGGTGGTGGGCCTTCCGACGGTCCTCATCTTCGACTCCAACGGTAAGGAGCGGCAGCGCTTCACCGAGTTCGTTCCCCCCGATCGCTTCCTCTCGGCCATCGAAGGCATCAACTAGCCCCGATACGCCGCGAGACCCATGCGATCGATCCTCCGCTTCCTTCCCTTCCTCTTCGCGATCCTGCTCTTCATCCCCGGCTGCCCCGAAGGCGTCCCCGAGACGACGCGGGGCAGCCTGATCGTCGGCGTCACCAGCGAGCTGCGCGCGGGCGTCGACGTGCTCGAGCTGCACGTGATCCAGCGCGTCGACGGCGCCGTCATCCTCGACGAGAGGCGCTTCTCGGATGGCGCCAAGCCGTTCACGTTCCCGCTCGAGCTGCCCTTCGAGGACCTCGAGGACAGCACCGGCGTCGAGGTCGTGATCGAGGCGTTCGGCAACCTCCCGCAGCCCTTGCTCACGCGCACCGCGAGCAGCACGGTGCGCGCGGGCCGTACGCTGCTGCTCCGCGTGGACCTCGACACCTCGTGCGCCGGCGCGAGCGCGCCCGAGTGCCCGGCTCCGCTGACGTGCACGGGCGGCGTGTGCGGCCCCTCGAACGTGAACGCGGCGATGCTCGAGGACTACCGGCCCGACTGGCACAAGGGCGGGACGGACATCTGCAAGTCGGGCACCGGCGAGCCGACCGTGATCGTGGGCCGGGGCCAGGGCGACTACCTCACGGTGAACGACTACGACGTCGCGCAGGTCGAGGCAGGTCCGCAGGGCGGCCATCACATCTGGGTCGCGCTGCGCATGAAGAACCTCCGCCAGTCGGGCACCATCACCACGCTCACCGGCGAGGTGCCCGAGCTCGGCGTGAGCATCAACCCCTTCACCGTGATCTTCACGTTCGATCCGGACGAGGGCGGCTACTGCAAGCTCTACGGCCTGCGCTTCCAGATCGATGGCAACCTCGGCGTCGAGCAGCTCCTCGGCAAGAAGCTCCGCATCACCGCGACCGTGAAAGACAAGGACGGCGACGTGGGCGTCGGCGAGCGCTGGGTGACCCTCTCCTCCGACATCCTCTGACGCTCACCTGCGAGCTAGGGCCCTCCATCGCGACAGCCATCCTCCCGTGACGACGTCGAGCGAGGCCGCGGCCTCGGCCGCTTCGAGACCTGCGCGCGCCTGCTCCTCGGGCGTGCGGGCCGGATCTTCCTCGGCGGTCTTCGCGCGCTGCAACGCGAAGAGCAGATCGAGCACGCGATCGACGAGCTTGTCCCGCGTCGCAGCCCGCTCCTCGCGCAGCCGCTCGAGCGCCACCTCTTCATCCGCGAACACGAGCCTGTCGAGGCGCCACGTCGCGCGCGCCTCGAGCCACAGGCTCGATCCTCCCGACGCCGTGATCCGGCCCGGATCGTACTCGGTGGGCGCGAGCGACTGAGACTCGTCGACGAGCCTCGTCACGCGCAGCCGCAGCTCCGGCAGGAGCGACGACGTGCGCGCGCGCGCGACCACGCGATCGATCCGAGCTGCCTTCTCCGCGAGCCCCGCGTGCTCGAGCGCCGCCGCCACCGCCGCGCGCGCCATCTCGGGCGTCACGATCACGGGTCGTGGCGGCGGCGCATCGGGCGCTTCGGCAGGAGCGCTCGCCCCTTCAGGCGCAGGCGAAGGCGGAGCATCGGCGCTCGGCGGCGAAAGCGCGAGCGGCCGCAGCTTTCCTCCCTCGGCGATCCGCAGATGGAGCCTGCGCGCGTCCGGCTTCTGTCGTGGGCTCCCCAGGCGCTCGAGCGGCACGCCGAGCAACATCATGGCCGCGAAGTCGTTCTTGCCCGAATCACGCCGGGCGAGCGAGGCCTCGAGGGCGATCCAGAGCGACCCCGTGCCCGCGCCATCGACCCAGATCTCGTGGGGCGCGACGTCGCGCAGGTCCAGGCTCGGCCCCGGCCCCAGCTCGTCGTCGGGCGCGGCGCGCGAAGGCGAGACCCCAAGCACGACCGCGACGACCAGCGCGAAGAAGAAGACGAGACGACGCGACGACGCACGGAGACGATCGGTGATTCCCATGCGCATCCATCGACGCGAGGGGGTCCCGAGTTGCGTGCTCGATCGATTTTTTTCGACCGCCTGGACTAGCGCCCTCGGCGCACGCGCTCGCTCGCGCCACCACGCAACTGTTCGCTCGCGCCGCCGCGCAACTGTTCGCTCGCACCGCCTCGAAGCCGCTCGCTCGCACCACCGCGCAGCCGCTCGCTCGCGCCACCACGCAGCCGCTCACTTGCACCACCGCGCAGCCGCTCACTCGCTCCGCCGCGCATCCACTCGCTCGCGCCTCCGCGAGACCACCCGGTGACACCGCCCTCGATAGACCACTCGGTGACGCCACCCTCGATAGACCACTCGGTGACGCCGCCCTCACGCGTCCACTCGGTCACGCTGCCTTCGCGCGTCCACTTGGTCACGTCGCCTTCGCGCGACCACTCGCCCTCGCCACCGCCCCAGCGCATCGGCCCATGCTGCCCCGGCACCCACGGCCTCGGCGGCTCGCCCTGGCCCACCTCGAACACCGGCCAGGATGGCGTCGAGCTCGACGTCCTCTGCGCAGGCGGCGGCCTCCACTGCGGCGCAGGCGGCCGCGCGACCTCGGGAAGCGCCGCCTCGGTCACGTGCGGCTGCATCGCGCCCGCATCGATCGGCCACTCCACGGCCGTATCCTCCGCCCACCGCGAGGACGGCTCGGCAGAGGCCGGTGCAGCCGCATGGGCAGGAGCTTCGGCATGAACATGCGCAGGCGCCGCAGGCGGCTCGGGCGTCCACCGCGCCACCTCGTGCGCGACATCCGGCGCAAGCGAAGCCCGCGGCGTCGCCACCTCGGCCCCGATCGCAAAAGGATCGAGCTCGCCCGACGCAAGCCACCCGACCGTCACCCGCACATTCGAGCCCGGCCGCAGATTGCGGACATACACGTCGCCATAAAGCGCGTCGACGCGCAGATCACGCTGATCGACGAGCGGCCCCTGCCAGCTCGGCGTGACGCTGATCATCCGCACCACGAGCGCCCCCTCGGGCCTGTGCGCGCGCGCCCGCGCCATGCTCGTCGGCCGCACCTCCCAGTACAGATAAACCGTCGTCGGATCGACCGACACAGCCACGATCTCGTCGACGTTGTACCGCTCGGGCAGCGGCAAATCCTCGATCTCCTCCTCGACGGACGGCTCCGCCAAAGGCTCGATCGTCTCCGCCTCGGCGCCCGCCGCCGGCACCACGGGCGCCGGCTCCACCGGGGCGTCGGCCGACGTGACCGGCACAGGCACGGCCACCGGCGCCGCCGCAGCCTCCGGCACGAGCGGCTTTTCGACCGCGACCGCCTCCGCCTCCGCCTCCGCGCTCGCCGCAGAAGGCATCTCGCCCGCGGCGACCTCCTCGGCCTGCGAAGCCTCGTCCCCCGAATCCGGCGCCGGCTCACTCCCAGGCGCATGCCCGCTGGCGCGCCCCTCGAGCTGCGCCGCGAGCCGCTGCCTCAGCGCACGCGCCTCCGCATGCTCCGGCTCGCGCGTGATGACATCGTCGAGCACCCCGAGCGCCTTCTCCAGGTGCCCCTGCGCCGCATAAATCTCCGCGAGCGTCACCGTCGCCAGCGGCGGCGGCGCCTTCGGCCAGGGCCCCGTCGGCCCACGCACGGACCGAGCAACCTCGGGCAGATGCATCCCGCGCTCGATCACCCCCGCCAAGAGATCCCGCGCCCGCCCGAGCCACCCGCGCGACCGCACCCGATCCCGCTCGCTCGCCGCCGTCCGCGAAACGATTTCATCCACGAGCTCGGGCACCGTCAGCACCCGCGGACGCGAAATACCGAGCCGCTCCGCCAGCGCGATCAGCTCCTCCCGCGTCAAACCCTCGAGCTCATGCCGCTCCATCGGCGCCGACCCTAGCACGAACTTTTCAAAAGGGGGCCGACCTCGGGTCAGCCCCTTCACGCGGCCCGCTCGGGCGGGCCGCTACCCCGCGTCGAGGCGGGTGACGTTTGGGGTGACGCTTGGAGAGGTCCGCGAGGACTGCCGGGACGGGTTTGGCGACGTCCGGGCTGCTCCCGGCACCATGAGGATTTTTCTGTCGCCGCTATGGCCGGTTCGTCGCGGCCACCCGCTTGGCGCGATTAACCGACCGACTTCATGGCCGCAGCGGGCGCCGCGCCATTCACCATCGCGTAGCCCGCCGGCTGCGCGAGCGGCTCGACCCGCGAACGCCTGCGCGCAGGCTGATGCAGGCGAGCGCCGTCGAGGATCGCCTCGCACAGGTCCGCGAATTCATAGCCCTTCGCCCCCGCAATCCGCGCGAGCAGGCCATCGGGCGTGAGGCCGGGGAGCGTGTTCACCTCGAGCACGTACTCGTTCTCGCCCGCGGTCACCAGGAGATCCACCCGCACCGCGCCCGTGCAGCCGAGCGCCCGCGCAGCCCGCTCCGCCAGGTTCAGCACGCCTCGCTCGCGCTGCGGCGACAGGCGCGTCGGCATGAAATAATCGACAGGATCCGCGCCGTACTTGGTCTCGTAATCGTAAATCGGCCGCTGATGCGCGATCTCGATCGCCCCGAGCACCTCGCCGTCCAGGATGCCCACGTGGATCTCGGTGCCGCCCACGAAGCGCTCGACGATCGCCTCGTCGTCGTACGAAAACGCGTCGTCCAGCGCCCCACGCAGCTCCTCGAGGCTCGTCGCCCGCGAGATGCCGATGCTCGACCCCTCGCCCTTCGGCTTCACCACCACCGGGAAACCGAACGAGCCATGCAGGCCCTCGAGATCCGAAAGATCGTCCCCGACGCCCACCATGTAATAGGGCGGCGTGGGCACGTTGTGCAGGCGGAACAGCTCCTTCGCCTTGAGCTTGTCCATCGCAAGCGCGCTCGCGAGCACGCTCGACCCGGTGTACGGGATGCGCGCCAGCTCGAGCAGCCCCTGCACGCAGCCGTCCTCGCCGTGCCGGCCGTGCAAGGCCAGGAAGGCCGCGTCGATGCGCGCCCTCTGCAACGTCGCCCACAGGTCCGGGCCGAAGCTGTCGCCGAGCGACAGCCGCACCACGTCGTGACCCCGCGCAGAGAGCGCCTCCGCGACAGCGTGACCGGAGCGCAGCGAGATCTCCCGCTCCGCCGACGAGCCGCCCATGATCACGCCGACCCGCCTACGGATCGCCCGCCTCTTCATCGCATCCTCCTCCGTGGTCTCTGCGCTCACCGCGCGGCGATGAGGGCCGAGAGCCCCTCGCCGCATGGACACAACGCCCGAACGCGGACCCGGGTAGCAGACATCCGTCGAAGAGGTCAACAAAA includes:
- a CDS encoding protein-disulfide reductase DsbD family protein, producing the protein MLPALAFAAVLLLPGIAAAADGDKDLFTRWREDYGLIGGAAGAFVGGLLTCLTPCVYPMIAITVSVFGAKQAKSRQQAVMLSLSFVLGIAVLFTTLLVGAALTGSLFGAALQKWWVNVFIALVMAAMAAAMFGAFELTLPDSVMQRLSAVGGVGYGGAFALGLVSSLIAAPCTGPVLTSVIIWIGKTQSVGLGALVGLMYSLGLGLPFFLVGAFAVALPKGGGWMVGVKSFFGIVMLVVALNFLRYAIPSMAEVARHDTKFMAACALAVVIGIGIGAVHLDWSDGGIGVKIRKALGVVAAVAGGFLLWVAFEKPPEMGEVPVAANDGSPVKKLLTWEHNEEAAKALAAKEKRPLMIDFTAEWCGACKELAKHTFADPRVMEKAGHFVAVKIDATEDEQLEAVKKTYGVVGLPTVLIFDSNGKERQRFTEFVPPDRFLSAIEGIN
- a CDS encoding DUF4912 domain-containing protein: MERHELEGLTREELIALAERLGISRPRVLTVPELVDEIVSRTAASERDRVRSRGWLGRARDLLAGVIERGMHLPEVARSVRGPTGPWPKAPPPLATVTLAEIYAAQGHLEKALGVLDDVITREPEHAEARALRQRLAAQLEGRASGHAPGSEPAPDSGDEASQAEEVAAGEMPSAASAEAEAEAVAVEKPLVPEAAAAPVAVPVPVTSADAPVEPAPVVPAAGAEAETIEPLAEPSVEEEIEDLPLPERYNVDEIVAVSVDPTTVYLYWEVRPTSMARARAHRPEGALVVRMISVTPSWQGPLVDQRDLRVDALYGDVYVRNLRPGSNVRVTVGWLASGELDPFAIGAEVATPRASLAPDVAHEVARWTPEPPAAPAHVHAEAPAHAAAPASAEPSSRWAEDTAVEWPIDAGAMQPHVTEAALPEVARPPAPQWRPPPAQRTSSSTPSWPVFEVGQGEPPRPWVPGQHGPMRWGGGEGEWSREGDVTKWTREGSVTEWTREGGVTEWSIEGGVTEWSIEGGVTGWSRGGASEWMRGGASERLRGGASERLRGGASERLRGGASERLRGGASEQLRGGASEQLRGGASERVRRGR
- a CDS encoding tetratricopeptide repeat protein, with protein sequence MRKAKDNEASFAPGGSGGLRAGRRGETGTKAAPSPRGRGKKAAPAEVKAERRTARRAPRPKVEIPEEMLSRAMEAVTPRARALWARRGLACRAPLDRTTQSMLLRQLYLAYFEEERFERAALVAEQAIALDVLPDVVHQDAARAKQATGDVDGAIAHLRLAARLGPPSRRAFHWWSLGSLYYLVGRHEEAVGALARAARWGTRDKPLYQGHMALAQIALGQPAGDLDELIDRLASVPAGNGYGRFVLGQLAFHARRWDDARQWLGAFVHRSTTGRPAMGIALRAEVEVARQMLGRIPSA
- a CDS encoding DUF2254 family protein; translation: MFSKGIWLYPLSLLATVSAGAFFAIHVADVASAHGASLLDAMRGMSPEDATQIMGGIGEVIAAILGIVITVASIIVQLAATRYTPRITDMFFRDRTNRAVIAFFVVSAVFSLWVNFTIRQGNEETAFVPRYGVFVTMALLTLSLLVMAPYFNYVFDFLEPDKIVERIRKAGVAEALRRGGTETEEAVDERRMGALSALEHLADIALNAIEQKDKGIASNSVDAVSDLVVAYMPHKGNLDERWFQIGGRLRRDPDFVSMNEGALGKIADERSWLEYKALRQFLMVYREALTAMPDIINRIAIDTRYIGTAAIEAGDRPALATVIKFFNTYMRRALNARDVPAAYNSLNQYRYLAEVLLKKGWSREVLEVSNHFKYYAQTAQAMKLAFVTETVAFDLCTINELAYDLGAESRDALLRIFLEVDKEAEAPQQESSLRGVRKAQIKLATHYLQKGDEELARRIHRDMKDERPDRLRSIKAEMLSVTKNEFWEINERGVVFEYIEPERRVFLNRFFEWFPALATRTEPNRTDPPPPA
- a CDS encoding D-alanine--D-alanine ligase family protein, whose amino-acid sequence is MKRRAIRRRVGVIMGGSSAEREISLRSGHAVAEALSARGHDVVRLSLGDSFGPDLWATLQRARIDAAFLALHGRHGEDGCVQGLLELARIPYTGSSVLASALAMDKLKAKELFRLHNVPTPPYYMVGVGDDLSDLEGLHGSFGFPVVVKPKGEGSSIGISRATSLEELRGALDDAFSYDDEAIVERFVGGTEIHVGILDGEVLGAIEIAHQRPIYDYETKYGADPVDYFMPTRLSPQRERGVLNLAERAARALGCTGAVRVDLLVTAGENEYVLEVNTLPGLTPDGLLARIAGAKGYEFADLCEAILDGARLHQPARRRSRVEPLAQPAGYAMVNGAAPAAAMKSVG